A portion of the Corynebacterium ammoniagenes DSM 20306 genome contains these proteins:
- a CDS encoding FecCD family ABC transporter permease, whose amino-acid sequence MSIQSVDRHRMPTASLSPAPERAAVQRSYGADTSVASPTGTRRLGAVRVAVLCGLLVALAFAGVLSVMFGVRSISIEDALAAIGGATDTAEQAAATTRLPRTVMALFVGAALAMSGTTLQGVTRNPLADPGIFGVLSGASLAVVSGIAFFGLSRPVPTMLIAMVGSLAAAVFVYFVGSLGRGGATPLKLALSGAATAAAASSLVSAILLPRADVMDRFRFWQIGSVGGAEWQQLQLSLPFLGLGLLIVLACAPGLNALALGDDVATGLGIKVMTTRLVATLGAVMLCGTATALAGPIAFVGLIVPHLLRLICGTDHRWLLPLTGLAGGVLLVAADTIGRVVARPSELAVGILVPLIGAPLFIWIVRNTKVRELA is encoded by the coding sequence ATGTCTATCCAGTCCGTTGACCGCCACCGAATGCCTACAGCTTCGTTATCGCCCGCACCAGAGCGAGCAGCAGTACAGCGCAGCTACGGCGCTGATACTTCTGTGGCATCACCAACTGGCACACGTCGTCTTGGTGCAGTACGGGTCGCCGTGTTGTGTGGTTTGCTCGTAGCCTTAGCGTTCGCCGGGGTTTTATCGGTGATGTTTGGTGTACGGTCCATCTCGATTGAAGATGCGCTGGCTGCAATCGGCGGTGCCACAGATACCGCAGAGCAGGCAGCTGCAACAACCCGTTTGCCACGCACCGTCATGGCATTGTTTGTCGGGGCCGCGCTGGCGATGTCCGGCACCACCTTGCAGGGAGTAACTCGCAATCCATTGGCAGACCCCGGCATCTTCGGTGTTCTATCCGGTGCGTCGCTCGCGGTGGTCTCCGGTATTGCTTTCTTCGGCCTCTCCCGCCCGGTTCCCACCATGCTTATTGCCATGGTCGGTTCCTTAGCGGCAGCTGTCTTCGTGTACTTCGTCGGCTCCTTGGGCCGCGGTGGCGCTACGCCGTTGAAGCTGGCGTTATCCGGTGCTGCCACCGCCGCTGCCGCATCCAGCCTGGTCTCTGCCATTTTGCTACCGCGCGCTGATGTCATGGACCGCTTCCGCTTCTGGCAGATTGGTTCAGTCGGTGGTGCGGAATGGCAGCAGTTGCAATTATCCCTGCCATTTTTAGGCCTTGGCTTACTAATAGTTCTGGCGTGCGCACCTGGGCTTAATGCTTTAGCGCTTGGCGATGATGTTGCCACCGGCCTAGGCATCAAAGTGATGACCACGCGGTTAGTCGCAACCCTAGGTGCAGTCATGCTGTGCGGCACCGCGACCGCCCTTGCTGGTCCCATTGCCTTTGTGGGACTGATTGTTCCGCACTTGCTGCGTCTTATCTGCGGCACAGATCATCGATGGTTGTTGCCACTAACCGGACTGGCAGGCGGGGTTTTGCTCGTCGCTGCCGATACCATCGGTCGCGTTGTTGCACGCCCTTCGGAACTTGCCGTCGGTATTTTGGTTCCGCTCATTGGCGCTCCCCTATTTATTTGGATTGTCCGCAATACCAAGGTTCGGGAGCTTGCCTAA
- a CDS encoding iron-siderophore ABC transporter substrate-binding protein, with amino-acid sequence MHKSTVVRLTAASVIAALSLSACSTSDDADSADANGSAASEPANGSSPESSNPADAAQFPVTVEHALGETVIESKPERIATVGWANHEVPLAFGITPVGMSKSTWGDDNDNGIMPWTEDKLAELGGETPELFDETDGIPFEQIANTQPDVILAAYSGLSQEDYDTLSQIAPVVAYPDKPWTTSAYDMVTLDAAGLGLSAEAEDLNADLKKQVSEAMDKYPELQGKKPLFTSFGGASSDSMIGFYTLDDPRAGFLKEAGFETPEIVEEYTGKSDSFWEEVSAENPEQFDDVDFFISYSSGDEAADQKTLEDMQADPLLSKIPAIAEGNVVFLEEGPLGAAANPSPLSIPWGIDEYFAALNTAFDAE; translated from the coding sequence GTGCACAAATCTACCGTGGTTCGGCTTACTGCCGCATCCGTCATTGCCGCGCTGTCCTTATCCGCGTGCTCCACTAGCGATGACGCGGATTCCGCAGACGCTAATGGCTCTGCCGCGTCCGAGCCGGCTAACGGTTCCAGCCCGGAATCCAGCAACCCCGCTGATGCTGCGCAATTCCCCGTCACCGTGGAACATGCCCTAGGCGAGACAGTCATTGAGTCGAAGCCCGAACGTATTGCCACTGTTGGTTGGGCAAACCACGAGGTCCCACTCGCCTTCGGCATCACTCCAGTAGGTATGTCCAAGTCCACGTGGGGCGATGATAATGACAATGGGATTATGCCGTGGACAGAGGACAAGCTCGCAGAACTGGGCGGGGAAACGCCAGAGCTTTTCGATGAAACCGATGGCATCCCCTTCGAGCAAATTGCCAACACCCAGCCTGATGTCATCTTGGCCGCCTACTCCGGTCTAAGCCAGGAAGACTATGACACGCTGTCACAAATCGCACCGGTTGTCGCCTACCCCGATAAGCCGTGGACGACTTCTGCCTATGACATGGTCACCTTGGACGCCGCAGGACTTGGTTTATCTGCCGAGGCAGAAGACCTCAATGCTGACCTCAAAAAGCAGGTTTCTGAAGCCATGGATAAATACCCAGAGCTGCAAGGCAAAAAGCCGCTATTTACCTCTTTCGGTGGCGCGTCGAGTGATTCCATGATTGGTTTTTACACCTTGGATGATCCCCGCGCTGGGTTCTTGAAGGAGGCAGGCTTTGAAACTCCAGAAATCGTTGAGGAATACACCGGCAAATCTGATTCCTTCTGGGAGGAAGTCTCCGCAGAAAACCCCGAGCAATTCGATGATGTTGATTTCTTCATCTCCTACTCCTCCGGCGATGAGGCCGCCGATCAGAAAACCTTAGAAGACATGCAGGCAGACCCACTGCTGTCAAAGATCCCGGCTATCGCAGAAGGCAACGTGGTCTTTTTGGAAGAAGGACCTTTGGGCGCAGCTGCGAACCCTTCCCCGCTGTCGATTCCATGGGGCATCGATGAGTACTTCGCCGCGTTGAATACCGCCTTCGATGCGGAATAA
- a CDS encoding FecCD family ABC transporter permease encodes MSTPNISLPSTVPGSSRNSEDSGNSTATSRLVHALSAARHKRRRQYFALLIILTVAVIALWLVSLMIGETFYSPSDVVAVIMGETVPGASFTVGTLRLPRATVAISVGLAFGMAGTIFQTMLRNQLASPDIIGISASASAAGATGIIVFGLGQTSVSIVSTVVSLTVAVVIYLLSIKSGFTGTRMILIGIGCAALMQAWTSYVLSHAAAWDLPTATRWITGSLNTMTWERGMPVIIVTLLIAPLLVACSHFLSVLGLGDDLARGLGLRLTLTRVVLFVGAVTLIAIATAATGPIAFVAFMAGPIASRIFKPGTSLILPAGLLGALLVLVADIAGQYLFGTRYPVGVITGAIGAPFLIYLLTRSSR; translated from the coding sequence ATGAGTACGCCCAACATATCTTTGCCTTCTACCGTCCCCGGCTCGTCCCGGAATTCCGAGGATTCCGGGAATTCCACGGCAACATCACGCTTGGTACATGCGTTATCTGCCGCCCGGCACAAGCGCCGGCGTCAGTACTTCGCACTCCTTATTATCTTGACCGTTGCGGTCATAGCCTTGTGGCTCGTGTCGTTAATGATCGGTGAGACCTTTTACTCTCCTTCCGACGTTGTCGCGGTCATCATGGGTGAGACCGTTCCCGGAGCTAGTTTCACCGTCGGTACCTTGCGCCTTCCGCGCGCGACAGTCGCTATTTCCGTCGGGCTAGCGTTTGGCATGGCCGGCACAATTTTCCAAACGATGCTGCGCAATCAGCTTGCGTCGCCGGATATTATCGGCATTTCAGCTAGTGCTTCTGCCGCCGGCGCCACCGGCATTATCGTCTTTGGTTTGGGACAAACTAGCGTATCCATCGTCTCCACCGTGGTGTCTTTGACCGTGGCGGTTGTGATTTACTTGCTGTCCATTAAGTCCGGTTTTACCGGCACGCGCATGATTTTGATTGGTATTGGCTGCGCCGCGTTAATGCAGGCGTGGACCTCGTACGTACTCTCCCATGCCGCTGCGTGGGATCTGCCAACCGCTACTCGCTGGATTACCGGGTCGTTAAACACGATGACGTGGGAGCGTGGCATGCCCGTTATCATCGTCACGCTGCTCATCGCGCCTTTATTGGTCGCCTGCTCCCACTTTTTATCCGTTCTTGGTCTCGGTGATGATTTAGCTCGCGGGTTGGGCCTTCGGCTCACGCTGACGCGCGTGGTGCTTTTTGTTGGCGCCGTAACGCTGATCGCAATCGCCACCGCTGCTACCGGCCCCATTGCCTTTGTGGCTTTTATGGCAGGACCCATTGCATCACGCATCTTCAAACCTGGCACGTCACTGATTCTTCCGGCTGGATTGCTGGGCGCCTTATTGGTTCTCGTTGCAGATATTGCTGGCCAGTACCTTTTTGGCACGCGCTATCCCGTGGGAGTTATCACCGGTGCCATTGGTGCGCCATTTCTTATTTATCTACTTACTCGTTCATCGCGATAG
- a CDS encoding exodeoxyribonuclease III: MSLTIASVNVNGIRAACKQRNELNPGMNAWLEETSADIVLMQEVRANPAQTELALKPSLEAGWHLAMADALTPGAKGRAGVGILSRTPLTDVEIGFGSFLESGRWIEATAAGVRVASLYLPSGDVNSPKLDEKYNFLDEFAGVLEKRAAEHTDMVIGGDWNICHRAQDLKNNKPNEKKSGHLPEERAFMDHVFGAFPDAHAQEKKGLGDWLGIVDYETKTNWQPTEDPKWFDVARRLEPEAEGPYTWWTYRGQAFNNDAGWRIDYQAATDSMLQRAQRSWVEKAPSVEERWSDHSPLMVEYN; this comes from the coding sequence ATGTCTTTAACTATCGCTTCGGTCAACGTCAACGGCATTCGCGCCGCCTGTAAGCAGCGCAATGAACTCAACCCAGGAATGAATGCATGGCTGGAAGAAACCAGCGCCGATATCGTGCTCATGCAGGAAGTGCGCGCTAATCCTGCGCAAACTGAGCTGGCTTTGAAACCATCCTTGGAGGCTGGTTGGCACTTGGCGATGGCCGATGCGCTCACCCCAGGCGCGAAAGGCCGCGCTGGCGTCGGTATTTTATCCCGGACCCCACTGACGGATGTCGAAATTGGTTTTGGTTCTTTCTTGGAGTCAGGCCGTTGGATTGAAGCTACTGCCGCTGGAGTGCGCGTGGCCTCGCTGTATCTGCCGTCCGGTGATGTGAATTCGCCCAAGTTGGATGAAAAGTACAACTTCTTGGATGAATTCGCTGGTGTTTTGGAAAAGCGGGCTGCTGAACACACCGACATGGTCATCGGAGGCGACTGGAATATCTGCCACCGTGCCCAGGACTTGAAAAACAACAAGCCGAATGAGAAAAAATCCGGTCACTTGCCCGAGGAGCGTGCCTTTATGGACCATGTCTTCGGTGCTTTCCCTGACGCGCACGCGCAGGAAAAGAAGGGTCTGGGGGACTGGCTGGGCATTGTGGACTATGAAACCAAGACCAACTGGCAGCCCACCGAAGATCCGAAATGGTTCGATGTGGCGCGCCGACTCGAGCCAGAGGCAGAAGGCCCGTACACGTGGTGGACGTACCGCGGGCAGGCGTTTAACAATGACGCGGGGTGGCGTATTGACTACCAGGCAGCAACTGATTCCATGCTGCAGCGCGCACAGCGCAGCTGGGTGGAAAAGGCACCAAGTGTTGAAGAGCGCTGGTCTGACCACTCTCCGCTGATGGTGGAGTACAACTAA
- the trpS gene encoding tryptophan--tRNA ligase — protein MTEPTSKPAATPTPQPGDRILSGIQPTADSYHLGNYLGALKQWIDLQDGFDAFYFIPDLHAITVDQDPAELRERTIAGAAQLIALGIDPKRSTLYVQSQVPAHAELTWVLQCMTGFGEASRMTQFKDKSARHGQDRTSVGLFTYPVLMAADILLYSPDFVPVGEDQRQHLELTRNLAERFNSRFGETFRVPEAYIPQGSAKIYDLQDPTAKMSKSGPNPKGLINLLDAPKTSAKRIRSAVTDDLGVVNFDRDNQPGVSNLLAIQSALTGEGIDKLVARYDGLGYGQLKVDTADALEAFVTPLKARFDELMDDRGEIESLLADGADKATEVATPLLENVYDKVGFLPARRR, from the coding sequence ATGACTGAACCCACTTCGAAGCCAGCAGCCACCCCAACCCCACAACCTGGGGACCGTATTTTGTCTGGTATCCAGCCCACCGCTGACTCCTACCACCTGGGAAACTACCTCGGTGCGCTGAAGCAGTGGATTGATCTGCAAGATGGATTTGATGCTTTTTACTTCATCCCTGACTTGCATGCGATTACCGTGGATCAGGATCCGGCGGAATTGCGCGAGCGCACCATCGCCGGCGCAGCACAGCTGATTGCCTTAGGTATCGACCCGAAACGTTCTACGTTGTACGTGCAGTCGCAGGTGCCAGCGCACGCTGAGCTGACCTGGGTTCTCCAGTGCATGACCGGGTTCGGCGAGGCTTCGCGCATGACGCAGTTCAAGGACAAGTCCGCGCGCCACGGTCAAGACCGCACCTCAGTGGGTCTATTTACCTACCCAGTACTGATGGCAGCAGATATCTTGTTGTACTCGCCGGACTTTGTTCCCGTCGGCGAAGACCAGCGCCAGCATTTGGAGCTGACCCGCAATCTAGCGGAGCGCTTCAACTCTCGTTTCGGGGAGACTTTCCGCGTACCGGAAGCTTATATCCCACAAGGCTCCGCCAAGATTTATGACTTGCAAGACCCCACGGCGAAGATGTCTAAGTCCGGACCTAACCCGAAGGGCTTGATTAACTTGCTCGATGCACCGAAGACATCGGCAAAGCGCATTCGCTCCGCAGTGACCGATGATTTGGGCGTAGTGAACTTTGACCGCGATAACCAACCGGGTGTGTCTAACCTTTTGGCAATTCAGTCGGCGTTGACGGGGGAGGGCATCGACAAGCTAGTAGCCCGCTACGACGGCCTTGGCTATGGCCAATTGAAGGTCGATACCGCTGATGCCCTGGAAGCTTTTGTCACGCCACTGAAGGCTCGCTTTGATGAATTGATGGATGACCGCGGCGAAATTGAAAGCCTGCTGGCGGATGGTGCTGACAAAGCCACTGAAGTTGCTACGCCACTTCTTGAAAACGTTTATGACAAAGTGGGGTTTCTTCCTGCGCGCCGCCGCTAA
- a CDS encoding YhjD/YihY/BrkB family envelope integrity protein → MVAKTKPNGKRTDDSGIERSRQDEPGAVDKIRERSGFVDHIMRMQNRYAAQGGNQFSAGVTYYSVLAIFPLFMLMVAVVATVLANREDLLQQVQDAITGAVEGDLGQTINDLLVTAIDQRAAMFGVAGLTTLWSGLGWMNNLRIGISAMWGLDANEGGNFLKKKFNDLLGLIGLLIAFLVAFGVTAAGTSGIIPQIFDWVGIDHFPGMGWVIFALGLAVGLLANFLVMWWMIVILPRTKVPLKSGVKGALLGAVALEVIKQLSTVIISSATGNPAGAVFGPVIVLMIMMYLIWRVVMYISAWTATTEESLALEEPSVPEPAVIRVRQEISSGPSAGTTFGVGAAIGAIGAGAVALLRRK, encoded by the coding sequence ATGGTTGCCAAAACTAAACCCAATGGCAAGAGAACCGATGACTCCGGCATTGAACGCTCCCGGCAAGACGAGCCAGGAGCAGTAGATAAAATTCGCGAACGTTCCGGCTTTGTCGATCACATCATGCGCATGCAAAACCGGTATGCCGCGCAAGGCGGCAACCAGTTTTCCGCCGGTGTTACCTATTACTCCGTGCTGGCGATTTTCCCGCTGTTTATGCTGATGGTTGCCGTGGTAGCCACGGTGCTGGCCAACCGCGAGGACCTGCTCCAACAAGTCCAAGACGCCATCACCGGTGCTGTCGAAGGCGATTTAGGCCAGACCATTAATGACTTGCTGGTCACCGCCATCGACCAGCGCGCCGCGATGTTTGGCGTTGCCGGTTTGACCACCTTGTGGTCCGGACTGGGTTGGATGAACAACCTGCGCATCGGCATTTCCGCGATGTGGGGCTTGGATGCCAACGAAGGTGGCAACTTCTTAAAAAAGAAGTTCAATGACTTGCTTGGCCTGATTGGCCTGCTCATTGCCTTCCTCGTAGCGTTTGGCGTTACGGCTGCTGGTACATCCGGCATCATTCCGCAGATCTTTGACTGGGTCGGCATTGATCACTTCCCCGGCATGGGTTGGGTGATTTTCGCTCTTGGTCTCGCTGTTGGTCTATTAGCCAACTTCCTGGTCATGTGGTGGATGATCGTGATCCTGCCGCGCACGAAAGTGCCACTTAAATCCGGCGTGAAAGGTGCGCTGTTGGGCGCGGTCGCACTCGAAGTAATCAAGCAGCTTTCCACCGTTATCATTTCTTCTGCCACCGGCAACCCAGCAGGTGCAGTCTTTGGCCCAGTAATTGTCCTGATGATCATGATGTATCTGATCTGGCGCGTGGTTATGTACATCAGCGCCTGGACTGCGACTACCGAGGAGTCTTTGGCCTTGGAAGAGCCCTCTGTTCCCGAACCAGCAGTGATCCGGGTGCGTCAAGAAATCTCTTCCGGCCCATCCGCCGGCACGACCTTCGGTGTGGGCGCTGCCATCGGCGCTATTGGCGCGGGTGCGGTAGCGCTGCTTCGCCGCAAGTAA
- a CDS encoding membrane protein — protein MSQAILYYVLGVIGLVVGIWWWTVVGPSFAFLAPLIVMSAGGAFLVAGWATTLDVFSPTSRKI, from the coding sequence ATGTCTCAAGCAATTCTTTACTACGTCCTCGGAGTCATTGGACTCGTCGTGGGTATCTGGTGGTGGACCGTTGTTGGTCCGTCCTTCGCTTTCCTTGCTCCGTTGATTGTCATGTCTGCTGGTGGCGCATTCCTCGTCGCTGGCTGGGCAACCACCCTTGACGTGTTCTCTCCAACGAGCCGCAAGATTTAA
- a CDS encoding ABC transporter ATP-binding protein, whose amino-acid sequence MTATQLNSDIPAMRVDKVSVNYGERSVLQDLNVDIQRGAVTSIVGPNGCGKSTLLRTMSRLLNPSHGEVVLDGQSISELPTRKLATWLGLLPQSPIAPDGITVADLVGRGRTPHQGLLGRWSGQDYEIVAESLEATGISDLAERSIDELSGGQRQRVWIALALAQRTETLLLDEPTTYLDVKHQLDVLDLLTELNHTRGTTIVMVLHDLNLAARYSDELVAVSGGHVVAQGKPHEVITQETIANVFDIDSIIITDPVSNLPAVMPIGRHHVKE is encoded by the coding sequence ATGACGGCAACACAATTAAACTCCGATATCCCAGCTATGCGCGTCGATAAGGTGTCGGTCAACTACGGCGAACGCAGCGTATTACAAGACCTCAACGTGGATATCCAGCGTGGCGCGGTGACTTCCATCGTCGGCCCCAACGGCTGCGGCAAATCCACGCTGTTGCGCACCATGTCGCGACTTCTTAACCCTTCTCACGGCGAGGTGGTCTTAGACGGACAGTCCATTTCTGAACTGCCAACCCGCAAGCTTGCTACCTGGCTGGGCCTATTGCCTCAGTCCCCCATCGCGCCGGATGGAATTACGGTAGCGGATCTGGTTGGCCGCGGCCGCACCCCACATCAAGGACTTTTGGGCCGCTGGAGCGGGCAAGATTACGAGATCGTCGCAGAATCTTTGGAAGCTACCGGGATATCAGACCTTGCAGAACGCTCCATCGATGAACTATCCGGCGGTCAGCGTCAGCGTGTGTGGATTGCCTTGGCTCTTGCGCAAAGGACCGAGACCTTATTACTAGATGAACCAACGACGTACTTAGACGTCAAGCACCAGCTCGACGTATTGGATCTGCTCACCGAGTTAAACCACACCCGCGGCACCACCATCGTGATGGTTTTGCACGACCTCAACCTAGCGGCACGCTATTCCGATGAGCTGGTGGCTGTCTCTGGCGGCCACGTCGTTGCGCAAGGCAAACCGCATGAGGTTATTACTCAAGAAACTATCGCCAATGTCTTTGATATTGACTCCATCATCATTACCGATCCGGTATCCAATCTCCCGGCTGTCATGCCGATTGGCCGCCACCATGTAAAGGAATAA
- a CDS encoding MFS transporter produces the protein MTDSSRTNEPRRPRIQRHPRPVQTTISNTRRIIVVIVLAMGGFGIGTTEFVSMGLLPMISGDLGISEEQASHIISAYALGVVVGAPMITALTGKIPRRRLLIILMVAFIIGNGLGIFAEDYAVLMVARFIAGLPHGAYFSVAGLSAASMAPAGARGKAVAMVGMGLSVATVLGVPAAQALGSAMGWQAAYALVVIVGVLTLAGLWILMPHMTRMPPTSVKTELGAFARPQVWLSLAMGAVGFGGMFAVYTYITWTMTERAGMAESLMWLVLMIYGIGNVAGNYFGGWLADRSLEKGILFSLVTICLILVAFFFTSHNPILGTINFGLIGFFGASLTPSLQIRLMDVAGDAQTLAASLNHSALNLANAAGAAIGGIVVGAGMGYASPALAGAALSAAAILIWIGAQFVKK, from the coding sequence ATGACGGATTCGTCGCGTACCAACGAACCGCGCCGTCCACGGATTCAACGCCATCCGCGGCCGGTGCAAACCACAATCTCTAATACTCGCCGCATTATTGTGGTGATTGTTTTAGCCATGGGCGGATTCGGAATCGGCACAACAGAATTTGTGTCGATGGGTCTTTTGCCCATGATTTCTGGCGATCTCGGTATCTCCGAAGAACAAGCCAGCCATATTATTTCTGCTTACGCCCTGGGCGTCGTCGTCGGCGCGCCGATGATCACTGCTTTAACGGGCAAGATTCCCCGCCGGCGTCTGCTCATTATTTTGATGGTCGCTTTTATCATCGGCAATGGGCTGGGCATCTTCGCGGAGGATTACGCCGTGCTGATGGTCGCCCGCTTTATCGCCGGCTTGCCTCACGGTGCGTACTTCTCCGTGGCCGGTCTTTCCGCCGCGTCGATGGCACCCGCTGGCGCGCGCGGCAAAGCCGTGGCGATGGTGGGTATGGGACTATCTGTAGCCACGGTGTTGGGTGTTCCCGCAGCCCAAGCACTCGGCTCTGCGATGGGCTGGCAAGCCGCATACGCACTTGTCGTTATTGTCGGCGTCCTCACCTTGGCAGGGCTGTGGATCTTGATGCCACATATGACGCGCATGCCGCCAACCTCTGTGAAAACCGAGCTTGGCGCTTTTGCACGCCCACAAGTCTGGCTCTCACTGGCCATGGGCGCTGTCGGTTTCGGTGGCATGTTCGCCGTGTATACCTACATCACCTGGACAATGACCGAGCGCGCCGGGATGGCAGAAAGCCTCATGTGGCTGGTGCTCATGATCTACGGCATCGGCAACGTCGCCGGTAACTACTTCGGTGGTTGGTTAGCTGACCGCAGCCTGGAAAAGGGCATTCTTTTTTCCTTGGTCACCATCTGTCTAATCCTCGTGGCGTTTTTCTTTACCTCCCACAATCCAATTTTGGGCACCATCAACTTTGGCCTCATCGGGTTCTTCGGTGCTTCCTTGACCCCAAGCCTGCAGATTCGCCTCATGGATGTCGCCGGCGATGCCCAAACCCTGGCGGCTTCGTTGAACCACTCTGCCTTGAACCTGGCCAATGCCGCGGGTGCTGCCATAGGCGGCATCGTGGTCGGCGCAGGCATGGGCTATGCCTCCCCGGCCTTGGCTGGTGCTGCGTTGTCGGCCGCGGCCATCCTGATCTGGATTGGCGCGCAGTTCGTCAAAAAGTAG
- a CDS encoding RDD family protein, whose amino-acid sequence MSHSFAPNLYKHMQLDSADEPAALGILLAARDAELEGHGVTANDPRRKEIQLCYSILSKPEVRKHYDDAISVGRKITWPEIEHLANFGTWPDPVTRMNVSDSPQQTHGWSSPQGMPQHGPQRQQQPLPPQTPPAAPFAATQQPNSSPYAQPFNPYQQPNYQHAQVAPQQAQAMYQAPVDPNIADRPSSGTRIGMAFLDWVLLSIIPAALVIGDSVIASIVAGTLLAVLFVGTEVAFGGSPAKLLFGYRVRDVNTKEKLSIEKSIKRQWFRSILVVPGLGQTVGFLGALGTAFTINPANELRGAHDRWADAEVVKKK is encoded by the coding sequence ATGAGTCACAGCTTTGCTCCCAACCTGTACAAGCACATGCAGCTTGATAGCGCCGATGAGCCCGCAGCGCTGGGCATTTTGCTGGCAGCGCGCGACGCGGAGCTAGAAGGACATGGTGTCACAGCCAATGATCCCCGGCGCAAGGAGATTCAGCTGTGTTACTCCATCTTGTCCAAGCCAGAAGTGCGCAAGCATTATGATGATGCGATTTCGGTGGGACGGAAAATTACTTGGCCGGAGATTGAGCACCTAGCCAATTTTGGTACGTGGCCGGATCCGGTCACGCGCATGAACGTTAGTGATAGCCCGCAGCAAACCCACGGGTGGTCGAGCCCGCAAGGGATGCCGCAGCACGGTCCGCAGCGCCAGCAACAACCACTGCCGCCGCAAACCCCACCGGCGGCGCCTTTTGCGGCAACTCAGCAGCCGAATTCCAGTCCTTATGCGCAGCCGTTTAATCCTTATCAACAGCCGAACTATCAGCACGCGCAGGTAGCGCCGCAGCAGGCACAAGCGATGTATCAGGCGCCGGTGGATCCGAATATTGCGGATCGTCCATCCTCCGGCACGCGCATTGGCATGGCCTTTTTGGACTGGGTCTTGTTATCTATCATCCCAGCGGCATTGGTGATCGGGGATTCAGTGATCGCCAGCATCGTGGCAGGTACCTTGCTGGCGGTACTTTTTGTGGGCACCGAGGTCGCTTTTGGCGGGTCACCTGCCAAATTGCTCTTTGGCTACCGCGTGCGCGATGTTAATACCAAAGAAAAGCTCAGCATTGAAAAATCCATTAAGCGTCAGTGGTTTAGAAGCATCCTGGTGGTTCCCGGGTTGGGCCAGACCGTGGGCTTTCTGGGCGCCTTAGGCACTGCGTTTACTATCAACCCTGCTAACGAGCTGCGTGGCGCCCACGACCGCTGGGCCGACGCAGAAGTAGTAAAGAAGAAATAA